A single window of Actinoallomurus bryophytorum DNA harbors:
- a CDS encoding GH-E family nuclease yields the protein MAVSGYTVQFDTFKSAGKGISAAGDTLALAVDTLCRELAAAGQAWGQDDIGRAFFTGDDQAMGFGAVRDVVLAALADMVNLLRATGGTLIVNGRNYQLAENANTVGAALPDGADKGAQAGENPYSLPAVAAGLARSDPPPPAVHQIIGLVEELVGGCEYPDGDMAGLKSIEAACTTAASSVLDVARDVDGHSRAVTANNAGEAVERFGSFAAALRGGGEEGGLLWLAGMCQALGDSAGFLVKQKNAARLQFELSCAFLVATWTAAMAISWLTAGTSVAEANAVTVVEGSMLKSLLARIVTVVRGMWKAVAAGAGFAGGLDGIGQYARIHEGVQRNFDGGELLTAIEEGAVAGGVMGGAGLVIAGRGTRLTAALADRMSANGGNAILTRMGVAAATGTAGNVAAQGLVEHRVDLAQAAEFGVGMAAMGAAGETGKHLLGQHGGAAPAAFSRSGLDAAPYEAGEAPVADVPVIGPGEQAGQGGVPAPDVPAPDVPAADVPVTPAAYGHEGAAVGDPATTRLAADQAPAVGGDAAPGGQGQGTSPGGTGVGRVNALINLPPAHGSGDAVPVQTVAAHRTGVPAEGLASKGTLPSGTSAASGNPGTSSARPALGQNASVPLSRDPGRPASGQGTAEVSLAGESSGDPVSPVARGSGRPDSSPAYGLGEPPADLAGADRPPVVLDRSGGSETLLRPAPVEVPVTPGDAGRAQPGGTAPHSAPGRTAPRVDHPAAETGPGTRTDAPGLDSGSRTPVAREATSPRSLDLNPDTRTPLIPDTVTAGEAPHASEWAHLRESATAVPLLREIHPFTDASRVEVRRMTLAGAGETPRTVTEFTVRLRYQADPAMTPADVVRAKSNILDAVDAHFNHQYRASDGSRLHLRAEFEEVPASVTEEAASPQVVRLHRGDGMGPGERPDMLNLYADMDPAVIAHELGHHLDLRDGYPDPGRTGGGSLTAPGVHRDLGLMGSVFRFWADHTVVVDHLGNPVPAHVDLRERDLRQLEKFAGRPPEVRGEPGPRVPGETPRTRGEVTPELPDHVRDLLTRLDEDGHPVFPAEGRDPLEHAMLVDRTHAVFEGEVPPERLTREHMRYTEELTDAARELYDTAPDYSFRATDLRGLRELADVVGAAPEGVMPRADLLHDVAHETLGHTPAPHEIEALTSLADHLNNVMDGRRPFEPSADALHRAAADRLGTTTGPETTRRAIDELTESPPLAHPGENPVPRVEYSPRSRQERVDLTNDSVRDYEQRYGRLSRDARLQLAREIYNSFEPPIKSTDRPHITKATREEIFKRAKRDQAGNIISATTGKPIPAGDIHKGHVDGNEHRKLVADANRLGMNEAMFRAAMQNADLYRLEKGSGADGNSAHQHEDKSNKPSDLFAGAKKLRDGSVLVRGVRILRNGMALDARTQRPIKDADLPRAWERKSSSVQGQATKAADKAAKEQEAALDERQQWLKQTSEQEKLNSRQRNALEAQRKANEAAEKARKAIIWKKTAADVAAEAAEKAQKAYEKANPKRKHK from the coding sequence TTGGCGGACATGGTCAACCTCCTCCGGGCCACCGGGGGCACGTTGATCGTCAACGGCCGCAACTACCAGTTGGCGGAGAACGCGAACACGGTGGGCGCGGCGTTGCCGGACGGCGCCGACAAGGGCGCCCAGGCCGGGGAGAACCCGTACTCGCTGCCCGCTGTGGCGGCGGGACTGGCACGTTCGGATCCGCCACCGCCGGCGGTCCACCAAATCATCGGCTTAGTTGAGGAACTCGTCGGCGGGTGTGAGTACCCGGACGGCGACATGGCGGGCCTGAAGTCGATCGAAGCGGCGTGCACGACCGCTGCCTCGTCGGTCCTGGACGTGGCACGAGACGTGGACGGGCACTCCCGTGCGGTGACGGCCAACAACGCGGGTGAGGCGGTCGAGAGGTTCGGATCGTTCGCGGCGGCGCTGCGAGGCGGCGGTGAAGAGGGCGGGCTGCTGTGGCTGGCCGGAATGTGCCAGGCGCTGGGGGACTCCGCCGGGTTTCTGGTCAAGCAGAAGAACGCCGCTCGCCTGCAGTTCGAGCTGTCGTGCGCGTTCCTGGTCGCGACGTGGACGGCCGCGATGGCCATCTCGTGGCTGACGGCCGGTACGTCGGTCGCGGAGGCCAACGCCGTGACCGTGGTCGAGGGCTCGATGCTCAAGTCGCTCCTGGCCAGGATCGTCACCGTGGTCCGGGGAATGTGGAAGGCCGTCGCGGCGGGCGCGGGGTTCGCCGGTGGCCTGGACGGCATCGGGCAGTACGCGCGCATCCACGAGGGCGTCCAGCGGAACTTCGACGGCGGGGAGCTCTTGACCGCGATCGAGGAGGGCGCCGTCGCCGGCGGTGTGATGGGCGGCGCGGGACTCGTGATCGCGGGCCGCGGCACCCGGCTGACCGCCGCGCTGGCCGACCGGATGAGCGCGAACGGTGGCAACGCGATTCTCACGCGTATGGGCGTGGCCGCCGCGACCGGCACCGCGGGCAACGTCGCGGCGCAGGGGCTGGTCGAACACCGCGTCGACCTCGCCCAGGCGGCCGAGTTCGGCGTCGGTATGGCCGCCATGGGCGCCGCCGGGGAGACCGGTAAGCACCTCCTCGGCCAGCACGGGGGAGCCGCCCCGGCCGCGTTCTCCCGATCCGGCCTGGACGCCGCTCCGTACGAGGCCGGAGAGGCCCCGGTGGCCGACGTCCCCGTGATCGGTCCTGGCGAGCAGGCGGGTCAGGGCGGTGTCCCGGCGCCCGACGTCCCGGCGCCCGACGTCCCGGCGGCCGATGTCCCCGTGACCCCCGCCGCGTACGGCCACGAGGGCGCGGCGGTGGGCGATCCGGCCACGACCAGGCTGGCCGCGGACCAGGCCCCGGCCGTCGGCGGCGACGCCGCTCCTGGGGGGCAGGGCCAGGGCACCTCCCCGGGCGGTACGGGCGTCGGCCGGGTCAACGCGCTCATCAACCTGCCGCCCGCCCATGGGTCCGGCGACGCCGTGCCCGTTCAGACCGTGGCCGCCCACCGTACGGGCGTCCCCGCGGAGGGCCTCGCCTCGAAGGGCACCCTGCCATCCGGCACGTCGGCAGCGTCCGGGAACCCCGGTACGTCGAGCGCCCGGCCGGCGCTCGGCCAGAACGCCTCCGTACCCCTGAGCCGGGATCCCGGGCGGCCCGCCTCCGGGCAGGGCACCGCCGAGGTGTCCCTCGCGGGAGAGAGTTCCGGCGATCCGGTGTCTCCGGTCGCCCGGGGCTCCGGCCGCCCCGACTCCTCGCCCGCGTACGGTCTCGGCGAGCCGCCCGCGGATCTGGCCGGGGCGGACCGGCCACCGGTCGTCCTCGACCGGTCCGGCGGCTCAGAGACGCTGCTTCGGCCCGCGCCCGTCGAGGTCCCGGTGACGCCGGGCGACGCGGGCCGAGCCCAACCCGGCGGCACCGCACCTCACAGCGCACCGGGCAGGACGGCACCGCGCGTCGACCACCCGGCCGCCGAGACCGGGCCGGGCACGCGTACGGACGCGCCCGGACTCGACTCCGGCTCCCGTACACCGGTGGCGCGTGAGGCCACCTCGCCTCGCAGCCTCGACCTGAATCCGGACACGCGTACGCCGCTGATTCCCGACACGGTGACCGCGGGAGAGGCGCCGCACGCCTCGGAGTGGGCGCATCTGCGGGAGTCCGCGACCGCGGTGCCGCTCCTGCGCGAGATCCATCCGTTCACCGACGCCTCACGCGTCGAGGTACGGCGGATGACCCTGGCCGGAGCGGGGGAGACCCCGCGAACGGTGACCGAGTTCACGGTCAGGCTCCGCTACCAGGCCGATCCGGCGATGACGCCCGCGGACGTCGTACGCGCCAAGTCGAACATCCTCGATGCGGTCGACGCGCATTTCAACCATCAGTACCGCGCCTCCGACGGCTCTCGGCTCCACCTGCGCGCGGAGTTCGAGGAGGTGCCGGCGTCGGTGACGGAGGAGGCCGCGAGCCCGCAGGTCGTGCGCCTGCACCGGGGCGACGGCATGGGCCCGGGTGAGCGGCCGGACATGCTCAACCTGTACGCCGACATGGACCCGGCCGTCATCGCCCACGAGCTCGGCCACCACCTCGACCTGCGCGACGGTTACCCGGACCCGGGACGGACCGGCGGAGGATCGCTGACGGCGCCGGGGGTGCACCGCGACCTGGGCCTGATGGGCAGCGTGTTCCGCTTCTGGGCGGACCACACGGTGGTGGTGGACCACCTCGGCAACCCGGTGCCCGCCCACGTCGACCTGCGCGAGCGCGACCTGAGGCAGCTGGAGAAGTTCGCCGGCCGCCCGCCGGAGGTTCGCGGCGAGCCCGGTCCACGAGTCCCGGGGGAGACCCCGCGCACCCGTGGGGAGGTGACGCCGGAACTGCCGGATCACGTACGGGATCTGCTCACGCGCCTCGACGAGGACGGCCACCCGGTATTCCCGGCCGAGGGCCGCGATCCGCTCGAGCACGCGATGCTGGTCGACCGTACCCACGCGGTGTTCGAGGGCGAGGTCCCGCCGGAGCGGCTGACCCGTGAGCACATGCGGTACACCGAGGAGCTCACCGACGCGGCGCGAGAGCTCTACGACACGGCCCCGGACTACTCGTTCCGGGCGACCGACCTGCGGGGCCTGCGCGAACTCGCGGACGTCGTGGGCGCGGCCCCCGAGGGCGTGATGCCACGCGCCGACCTCCTGCACGACGTCGCCCACGAGACCCTGGGACACACTCCGGCTCCGCACGAGATCGAGGCCCTGACCAGCCTGGCCGACCACCTCAACAACGTGATGGACGGCCGCCGGCCGTTCGAGCCGTCCGCCGACGCCCTGCACCGCGCCGCGGCCGACCGGCTCGGCACCACCACGGGCCCTGAGACCACCCGCCGCGCGATCGACGAGCTCACCGAGAGCCCTCCCCTCGCCCACCCCGGCGAAAATCCCGTGCCGCGCGTGGAGTACTCCCCCCGATCACGACAAGAGCGGGTCGATCTGACGAATGATTCCGTCCGGGATTACGAGCAGCGATATGGCAGGCTGAGCCGAGACGCGAGGCTGCAGCTGGCCCGAGAGATCTACAACTCCTTCGAGCCGCCGATCAAGAGCACGGACCGACCGCACATCACTAAGGCGACCCGTGAGGAGATCTTCAAACGAGCCAAACGTGATCAGGCGGGGAACATCATCAGCGCGACCACCGGAAAACCCATCCCCGCCGGGGACATCCACAAGGGACACGTCGACGGAAACGAGCACCGTAAGCTTGTGGCGGACGCGAACAGGCTGGGCATGAACGAGGCGATGTTCAGGGCGGCGATGCAGAACGCCGACCTCTATCGGCTGGAGAAGGGCAGCGGGGCGGACGGCAACAGCGCCCACCAGCATGAGGACAAGAGCAACAAGCCCAGTGATCTCTTTGCAGGTGCCAAAAAGCTGCGAGACGGTAGCGTCCTCGTTCGAGGCGTGAGAATCCTCCGCAACGGAATGGCGCTCGACGCGAGGACCCAAAGACCGATCAAGGATGCCGATCTCCCGCGCGCCTGGGAAAGGAAGTCCAGTTCGGTTCAAGGCCAGGCCACGAAGGCGGCGGACAAGGCCGCGAAGGAGCAGGAGGCGGCACTTGACGAGCGACAGCAGTGGCTGAAGCAGACATCTGAGCAGGAAAAGCTGAACAGCAGGCAGCGGAATGCCTTGGAGGCACAGCGAAAAGCGAACGAGGCTGCGGAGAAGGCCCGAAAGGCCATTATCTGGAAGAAGACAGCCGCGGATGTGGCGGCCGAGGCGGCGGAGAAGGCCCAGAAGGCGTACGAGAAGGCGAATCCGAAGAGGAAGCACAAGTGA